CACAGCCGGCTGAACATGCCGCCGCAGGCCGTGCGGCGGGTACCGGCACGGCCTGCGACGGGGGAGGGGGAGCTACACCACCAGTGACAGCAGCAACAGCAGCACCAGTGCGACAACGGAGATGATCGTCTCCATCACCGACCAGGACTTGATGGTCTGTCCGACGCTCATCCCGAAGTACTCCTTCACCAGCCAGAATCCCGCGTCGTTGACATGGCTGAAGAAGAGGGAGCCCGCGCCGACGGCGAGGACCACCAGCGCGGCCTGGGTGGAGGACATGTCGGCGGCGAGCGGGGCGACGAGCCCCGCGGCCGAGACCGTGGCCACCGTCGCGGAGCCGGTCGCCAGCCGGATGCCGACGGCGATGAGCCACCCGAGCAGCAGCGCCGGGATGGACCAGTCCCGGGACAGATCCAGGATCATCTCGCCGATGCCGACGTCCACCAGCGTCTGCTTGAAGCCGCCGCCCGCGCCGACGATCAGCAAGATGCCCGCGATCGGCCCGAGGGAGCTGCCCACCGTCGAGGACAGCCGGTCCTTGCTGAAGCCCGCGGACCGGCCGAGCGTGAACATGGCCACGAGCACCGCGACCAGCAGCGCGATCATCGGGTCGCCGATGACGTCCATGACCCGCTGCACGGTGTTCTCGGCGTCGTCGACGATGATGTCGGTCAGCGCCTTGGCGAGCATCAGGACGACGGGCAGCAGCACCGTCGCCAGGGTGAGGCCGAAGCCGGGCCGCCGTTCCAGGTCCGCAGACGCGCGCTCCGGTACGACCCCCTCGGGCGGGGTGGTGTCGACCCATCGCGCGGCCACCCGCCCGAACAGCGGGCCGGCCACGATCACTGTGGGGATGCCGACGAGCAGGCCCAGCCCCAGCGTCACGCCCAGGTTGGCGTGGATGGCGTCGATGGCGACGAGCGGGCCCGGGTGCGGAGGGACGAGCCCGTGCATCACGGAGAGCCCGGCGAGCGCCGGGATACCGACCCGCATCACGGAGAAGTTGCCGCGCTTGGCCACCAGCAGCACCACTGGGATCAGCAGTACCAGCCCGACCTCGAAGAACATGGGCAGCCCGATGATGCCCGCGA
This sequence is a window from Streptomyces sp. NBC_01775. Protein-coding genes within it:
- a CDS encoding GntT/GntP/DsdX family permease, translating into MRHLSAEMLAAGSQQPDPISSAGNAQLGIAALVGIAVIVVLITRFKLHAFLALTVGSLVLGAVAAAPLDKAIESFTTGLGDTVSGVGVLIALGAVLGKLLADSGGADQIVDTILARASRRSIPWAMALIAGIIGLPMFFEVGLVLLIPVVLLVAKRGNFSVMRVGIPALAGLSVMHGLVPPHPGPLVAIDAIHANLGVTLGLGLLVGIPTVIVAGPLFGRVAARWVDTTPPEGVVPERASADLERRPGFGLTLATVLLPVVLMLAKALTDIIVDDAENTVQRVMDVIGDPMIALLVAVLVAMFTLGRSAGFSKDRLSSTVGSSLGPIAGILLIVGAGGGFKQTLVDVGIGEMILDLSRDWSIPALLLGWLIAVGIRLATGSATVATVSAAGLVAPLAADMSSTQAALVVLAVGAGSLFFSHVNDAGFWLVKEYFGMSVGQTIKSWSVMETIISVVALVLLLLLSLVV